The genomic segment gggagcggtgggacctaagtttttatttctttttgtgttttggggtgggggtgttggggggtttcccagttactttgcccatttttctatccctgttaaatatttgaatttgttaaaaaaagttggctttcttggcgggtgggggtggtggtggggggggtccaagttaaattcccttgtttttttcccctgttgaactgtttctgaaaataaaattttgttgtaaatttcctgaaaaagactccagtgtgactccttgaactcgcacacctttcaccccaaactcctaaaacacctttaacctttaaaacaccctccaacctacaacccacacaacggtgccagaataggcacaatcactagagagggtacactgagacagagtcaaaaacataaactttattgaacagacaacagcaaacacagataaacagacaaaatggcccaaactaggagggggagaacttgtccgcaggtttcacgactctcttcccgagaacagtcctccttctagtttgtgtcgcggcattctgagagggggtgggtggggtgggtgctggaggtggtgggggggggtggggtgggtgctggaggtggtgggggggggtgggttgggtgggggggacgttcactataatctgaggagggggggccgcctccataaccgcgaccgccctctccatcagcctccttatcattcgaacttcctccacgctttcgcgtagcgaGTTGTTCGAATCCCTAAGGATGgcgcggaattttttgccctcctgggccacgagagagagcatcgcctggtctgcagcagctgcacgcctggactcctcctggcagtgctccaggatcctttctcccacactagtgaggacggagacgcgccgcagcctgccgcgttccctggccagcctctcctcagccgggagagcgcccctgggtggtgagccagctggctcgtcgtcttcagaaaggacctctgttggcataaaaaagagaaaaagaactgttagtaacaacgagacagtcaaaacccaccctggtgcacatggtggcctttcttggtcacatattgttaaaccaagactcagaacaatgccaggggagcacacggttattgtttgtttgcccatggtggcctgtcttggttacatgttaaaccaagactcagaacaatgccaggggagcacaaaaatgaaaaggaagcacacagttattgcacacagacattgtcatGCAGCCATGGCtcaaaaggaacagttcatgcacgctcaccatcttgtatgtgtatccgcctgcgcagggcaggaggtccagccaccccacgctcctcctcctcctgtgtcccgggtatgaaatctgaaaaaagggaacaaagaacatgattaaggaccaaagtgtggcaaagcaagcttcaaaccctaaagcagcaacgttgagggactatcttctgtctcttggcagtgctgctgccctgcacaaacagaaaagcacaaagcagttaaacccccccccccttattgcaactgatacttaccaacatttgtggatgccccagaatcactgtcctctgctactgctgcaggggactctaggaccaccgtcccaggcatctgtgtctctgtggacaagagcagaaaatagtgaaaaaggagcaagcatacaacctgaaccacacagcaagctcccaaagaagtggctagagcactgcagaaggcctatggctgaggcatgcaacaaaactgtttgggttgttgtttaaacacaaccgttttaaaaagccacccaaagcaatccacaaacatccaagcatagcatgcgttgcaacgaacacaaggcatacaatggtgaaaaaggag from the Paroedura picta isolate Pp20150507F chromosome 10, Ppicta_v3.0, whole genome shotgun sequence genome contains:
- the LOC143820006 gene encoding uncharacterized protein LOC143820006, producing MIRCTLHLAPPFCSATSESNMESSSQASSVPATGRGPTWRDAEIRDLIGIFSEEKIQDAFQSSHRNREVFEQVAIKMRALGHNRTGLECRSKTKTMRAEYMRAVNHNKGSGNEKVTCPYFEEQRQLYGDGEGAGRPKRVGRSLKVVRKPAAPVEEPPAEEDPGEGTSSSFRPPPPVQQRPAELVTVDLMAIAPGEPEEVPDQTPLASETQMPGTVVLESPAAVAEDSDSGASTNVDFIPGTQEEEERGVAGPPALRRRIHIQDEVLSEDDEPAGSPPRGALPAEERLARERGRLRRVSVLTSVGERILEHCQEESRRAAAADQAMLSLVAQEGKKFRAILRDSNNSLRESVEEVRMIRRLMERAVAVMEAAPPPQIIVNVPPTQPTPPHHLQHPPHPPPPPPAPTPPTPSQNAATQTRRRTVLGKRVVKPADKFSPS